A genomic window from Silene latifolia isolate original U9 population chromosome 11, ASM4854445v1, whole genome shotgun sequence includes:
- the LOC141610930 gene encoding CASP-like protein 3A1 — translation MGEVLPEEKVSHKSPTNIEMGTMSGPLVSSSSPWVSSDRRVKPATIDGVHVILRLLCLMTSVVALSLMVTAKQSGTISLYGFQLPVYSSWSYADSFEYLVGVTAAVVAHSFLQLLLSLSRLRKKSVIIPSKNYAWVIYAGDQVFAYALMSAGSAASGVTSLNRTGIRHTALPNFCKPLHIFCTRVATSIAFTFFSCFLLALSAVLDIIWLNCY, via the exons ATGGGAGAAGTTTTACCTGAGGAAAAAGTTTCACATAAATCCCCGACTAATATAGAAATGGGGACAATGAGTGGACCACTGGTATCATCGTCCTCGCCGTGGGTTTCCAGTGACAGGAGAGTTAAACCCGCGACAATCGATGGCGTACATGTAATACTAAGGTTGTTGTGTTTGATGACGTCAGTTGTGGCGTTGTCGTTAATGGTGACTGCTAAACAATCTGGAACTATCTCTCTTTATGGCTTTCAGCTTCCTGTTTACTCTAGTTGGTCTTATGCCGACTCCTTTGA GTACCTAGTCGGAGTAACTGCAGCGGTTGTGGCTCACTCATTTCTACAGTTGCTTCTTAGTTTGTCGAGGCTGCGCAAAAAATCAGTTATCATCCCTTCTAAGAATTATGCATGGGTTATCTATGCTGGTGATCAG GTATTTGCATATGCATTAATGAGTGCCGGGTCAGCTGCATCAGGAGTAACCAGCCTGAACCGGACAGGAATCCGACACACGGCTCTGCCAAATTTCTGCAAGCCATTGCATATCTTCTGTACTCGAGTTGCCACCTCGATAGCCTTTACCTTCTTCAGTTGCTTCTTGCTCGCGCTCTCTGCTGTTCTTGACATCATTTGGTTGAATTGTTACTAA